In the genome of Cellvibrio sp. KY-YJ-3, one region contains:
- a CDS encoding citrate synthase: MTDKKAQLTIDGIDKTIELPIYASTIGPDVIDVTSITKNGFFTFDPGFMSTASCESSITFIDGDEGVLLHRGYPIEQLAVSSDYLETCYLLLNGELPTPNQKEEFTAQIKKHSAVDESVANIIKSFKRESHPMAILCSAVAALAAVYNDEINITDAESRKLTAYRLIGQMPTLSAMVYKHRKGEEFIAPDDSLSYAENYLNMTFGTAGKTPNVSKTIAKAMDRIFILHADHEQNASTSTVRLSGSSGTNPFAAIAAGISTLWGPAHGGANEAVLEMLEEIGTVDNIEACVARAKDKTSGFRLMGFGHRVYKNFDPRAKVMKQTCDEVLAELGLENDPLLAIAKRLEQIALEDPYFISKKLYPNVDFYSGIIMKAIGIPTEMFTVIFALGRAVGWYSHWNEMVSGPYKIGRPRQQYTGSPKRDYPTK; the protein is encoded by the coding sequence ATGACTGACAAGAAAGCACAACTCACGATTGATGGCATTGATAAAACGATTGAGTTACCCATCTACGCCAGTACTATCGGACCAGACGTTATTGACGTTACCAGCATCACCAAAAATGGCTTCTTCACATTCGACCCGGGCTTTATGTCCACCGCCTCATGCGAATCCAGTATTACATTTATTGATGGTGATGAAGGCGTGCTCCTTCACCGCGGCTACCCAATCGAACAACTCGCTGTATCCTCTGATTATCTTGAAACCTGCTACCTCTTACTGAACGGCGAACTGCCAACCCCGAATCAAAAAGAAGAATTTACCGCCCAAATCAAAAAACACTCAGCAGTAGATGAGTCTGTAGCAAATATCATCAAAAGCTTTAAGCGCGAATCACATCCCATGGCGATTTTGTGCAGTGCTGTTGCTGCGCTGGCTGCGGTCTACAACGATGAAATCAACATTACCGATGCTGAAAGCCGCAAGCTGACCGCTTACCGACTGATTGGCCAAATGCCAACCCTTTCCGCAATGGTTTACAAGCACCGCAAGGGTGAAGAGTTTATTGCTCCGGATGACAGCTTGAGCTACGCCGAAAATTACTTGAACATGACATTCGGCACTGCAGGCAAAACTCCGAATGTAAGTAAGACTATTGCAAAAGCTATGGATCGTATTTTTATATTACATGCTGACCATGAGCAAAATGCATCGACCTCTACTGTGCGCCTCTCAGGCTCCTCTGGCACAAACCCGTTCGCAGCCATAGCTGCAGGTATTTCAACGCTGTGGGGACCCGCTCATGGCGGCGCCAACGAAGCCGTTTTGGAGATGCTGGAAGAGATCGGCACTGTAGACAATATTGAAGCCTGCGTTGCACGCGCCAAAGATAAAACCTCCGGCTTCCGGCTGATGGGTTTCGGCCATCGCGTTTACAAAAACTTTGACCCACGCGCCAAAGTAATGAAACAAACTTGCGATGAAGTGCTGGCCGAGCTGGGATTGGAAAATGACCCATTGCTAGCGATCGCCAAGCGCCTTGAGCAGATTGCATTGGAAGACCCCTACTTTATCTCCAAGAAACTCTATCCCAACGTTGATTTCTACTCAGGCATCATCATGAAGGCAATCGGTATACCAACCGAAATGTTCACCGTGATTTTTGCACTGGGACGTGCAGTAGGCTGGTACTCCCACTGGAATGAAATGGTAAGCGGGCCATATAAAATTGGTCGT